From Caulobacter segnis, a single genomic window includes:
- a CDS encoding DNA cytosine methyltransferase: MNRNASPSFLEFFAGGGMARIGLGERWTCAFANDFDAVKAQTYRANFADAGSSQGEGHFHAGDVFALTADQIPSADLAWASSPCQDFSLAGARAGLAGGKSSAFFGFWTLMKAMSAQDRAPPVIVIENVVGLLTSHHGDDFTALCGALSEEGYRFGAIEIDASAFVPQSRPRVFVVATRLPAVELEGSSAFHTRAVREAAARLPDDLKERWIWWGVPSPPARNTDLAVVLEPDDAVAWNPQDRTEALLALMADSHREAVELRIKSGERAVGAVFRRMRGGDQRAEVRFDGLAGCLRTPRGGSSRQTLLVIENGQVRSRLVTPREGARLMGLPDSYRLPRSQTAGLQVIGDGVAVPAVRWLAESLLEPLLDSKTASLAAE, from the coding sequence ATGAATCGGAACGCCTCCCCCTCCTTCCTCGAATTCTTCGCCGGCGGCGGCATGGCCCGCATCGGTCTGGGCGAGCGCTGGACCTGCGCCTTCGCCAACGACTTCGATGCGGTGAAGGCGCAGACCTACCGGGCCAACTTCGCGGACGCCGGCTCTTCCCAGGGTGAGGGGCACTTCCACGCCGGCGACGTCTTCGCCCTGACTGCCGACCAGATCCCGAGCGCCGACCTGGCTTGGGCCTCCAGCCCCTGCCAGGACTTCAGCCTGGCGGGCGCGCGGGCGGGCCTGGCGGGCGGCAAGTCCTCGGCCTTCTTCGGTTTCTGGACGCTGATGAAGGCGATGTCGGCGCAGGATCGCGCCCCGCCGGTGATCGTGATCGAGAACGTGGTCGGCCTCCTGACCTCGCACCATGGCGATGACTTCACCGCCCTGTGCGGCGCGCTTTCGGAGGAGGGCTATCGCTTCGGGGCGATCGAGATCGACGCCAGCGCCTTCGTCCCGCAGTCGCGGCCCCGTGTCTTCGTGGTCGCCACGCGCCTGCCGGCGGTCGAGCTGGAGGGCTCCAGCGCTTTCCACACCCGCGCGGTGCGCGAGGCCGCCGCCCGCCTGCCCGATGACCTGAAAGAACGCTGGATCTGGTGGGGTGTCCCGTCACCGCCGGCCCGCAACACCGACCTGGCCGTCGTGCTCGAGCCCGACGACGCCGTGGCCTGGAACCCCCAGGACCGCACCGAGGCCCTGCTGGCCCTGATGGCCGACAGCCACCGCGAGGCGGTCGAACTGCGGATCAAGTCGGGCGAGCGCGCGGTCGGGGCGGTGTTCCGGCGCATGCGCGGCGGCGACCAGCGGGCCGAAGTCCGGTTCGACGGTCTGGCCGGATGTCTGCGCACGCCGCGCGGCGGCTCCTCGCGCCAGACCCTGTTGGTCATCGAGAACGGTCAGGTCCGCTCGCGCCTGGTCACGCCGCGCGAGGGCGCGCGCCTGATGGGCCTGCCAGACAGCTATCGGCTGCCGCGCTCCCAGACAGCCGGCCTGCAGGTGATCGGCGATGGCGTCGCGGTTCCGGCCGTTCGCTGGCTGGCGGAAAGCCTGCTGGAGCCCCTGCTCGATAGCAAAACTGCAAGCCTCGCCGCTGAATGA
- a CDS encoding serine hydrolase domain-containing protein → MSKKFILAAVAATLLAAPAAPALARPTPAAQAVAPVKIDKKRIDAALKAMVDSGRAVGVSALVWQDGQERYFGTAGMADREGGKPMRRDTLVQIFSMTKPITGVALMQLWEQGKFGLDDPLSRYLPEFADMKVMDAQGQTRPASRPILIRDILRHTAGFSYGGAATPADAAFSALDPMNIGNDLTEFGHRIAKAPLLFDPGEEWSYSAAVDVQALLVETLTGQPFEAYVKAHVLDPLGMKEAAWTQPETAFARLAATYNKGPDGKLARQDDAETRRLNFNPARRLTMGGAGIVAPIDDYARFSRMLLNGGELDGVRILKPSTVRLMATDHLDARVTQRRWLPSKGTVGFGLDFTVRKSQPQTAAENRGAVGEFFWDGRETTLFWVDPVNNLTAVFFVQTYPFDGTLHHDFREAVYGKDYLGPKGD, encoded by the coding sequence GTGTCCAAGAAGTTCATCCTCGCCGCCGTCGCGGCGACGCTGCTGGCCGCTCCGGCCGCGCCCGCTCTCGCGCGTCCGACGCCGGCCGCCCAGGCTGTCGCTCCGGTCAAGATCGACAAGAAACGCATCGACGCGGCCCTGAAAGCCATGGTCGACAGCGGCCGAGCCGTCGGGGTCTCGGCCCTGGTCTGGCAGGACGGCCAGGAGCGCTATTTCGGGACCGCCGGCATGGCCGACCGCGAAGGCGGCAAGCCGATGCGTCGCGACACCCTGGTGCAGATCTTCTCGATGACCAAGCCGATCACGGGCGTGGCTTTGATGCAGCTGTGGGAGCAGGGCAAGTTCGGTCTGGACGATCCGCTGTCGCGTTACCTGCCCGAATTCGCCGACATGAAGGTGATGGACGCCCAGGGCCAGACGCGTCCCGCCAGCCGCCCGATCCTGATCCGCGACATCCTCCGCCACACGGCAGGCTTCTCGTACGGCGGCGCGGCGACGCCGGCCGACGCGGCGTTCTCGGCCCTCGACCCGATGAACATCGGCAACGACCTGACCGAGTTCGGCCATCGCATCGCCAAGGCGCCGCTGCTGTTCGATCCCGGCGAGGAATGGAGCTACAGCGCCGCCGTCGACGTTCAGGCCCTGCTGGTCGAAACGCTGACTGGCCAGCCGTTCGAGGCCTATGTGAAGGCTCATGTCCTGGACCCGCTGGGCATGAAGGAAGCCGCCTGGACCCAGCCGGAGACCGCCTTCGCCCGTCTGGCGGCGACCTACAACAAGGGTCCCGACGGCAAGCTGGCGCGTCAGGATGACGCCGAGACCCGAAGGCTGAACTTCAACCCCGCCCGTCGCCTGACCATGGGCGGGGCCGGCATCGTGGCCCCGATCGACGACTACGCCCGCTTCTCGCGCATGCTGCTGAACGGCGGCGAGCTGGACGGGGTGCGGATCCTCAAGCCCTCGACCGTGCGCCTGATGGCCACCGACCACCTGGACGCCCGCGTCACCCAGCGTCGCTGGCTGCCCAGCAAGGGCACGGTCGGGTTCGGCCTCGACTTCACGGTCCGCAAGAGCCAGCCCCAGACGGCGGCCGAGAACCGCGGCGCGGTCGGCGAATTCTTCTGGGACGGCCGCGAGACCACCCTGTTCTGGGTCGACCCGGTCAACAACCTGACGGCGGTGTTCTTCGTCCAGACCTATCCGTTCGACGGCACGCTGCACCACGACTTCCGAGAGGCGGTCTACGGCAAGGACTATCTGGGGCCAAAAGGCGACTAG
- the rfbA gene encoding glucose-1-phosphate thymidylyltransferase RfbA, with product MKGIILAGGSGTRLHPVTMAISKQLLPVFDKPMIYYPLSVLMMAGVRDVLIISTPRDLPLFEGLLGDGARWGINITYAKQANPNGLAEAYRIGADFVGNEPSVLVLGDNLFYGAGLGRILHGAKERSKSGASVFAYFVNDPQRYGVVEFDASGKAVSIEEKPEKPRSNWAVTGLYMYDNRVVDFARDLKPSARGELEITDINRLYLEAGALSVERMGRGFAWLDTGTHDSLLEASEFVRTLEHRQGLKIGCVEEVAYQNGWISTEQLLGLAHDLAKSPYGVYLKMVASQPDRS from the coding sequence ATGAAGGGCATCATCCTCGCGGGCGGATCGGGCACTCGCCTCCATCCCGTGACCATGGCGATCAGCAAGCAGCTGCTGCCGGTCTTCGACAAGCCGATGATCTACTATCCGCTGTCGGTGCTCATGATGGCCGGCGTGCGCGACGTGCTGATCATCTCCACGCCCCGCGACCTGCCGCTGTTCGAAGGCCTCCTGGGCGACGGCGCGCGCTGGGGGATCAACATCACCTACGCCAAGCAGGCCAATCCGAACGGCCTGGCCGAGGCCTACCGGATCGGGGCCGACTTCGTGGGGAACGAGCCCAGCGTGCTGGTCCTGGGTGACAACCTGTTCTACGGCGCGGGCCTTGGCCGCATCCTGCACGGCGCCAAGGAGCGGTCGAAGAGTGGGGCCAGCGTCTTCGCCTACTTCGTCAACGATCCGCAGCGCTACGGCGTCGTCGAGTTCGACGCCTCGGGCAAGGCTGTGTCGATCGAGGAAAAGCCGGAAAAGCCGCGCTCGAACTGGGCGGTCACCGGTCTCTACATGTACGACAACCGCGTCGTCGACTTCGCCCGCGATCTCAAGCCCAGCGCGCGCGGCGAGCTGGAGATCACCGACATCAACCGCCTCTACCTGGAGGCCGGCGCGCTGTCGGTCGAGCGCATGGGCCGGGGCTTCGCCTGGCTGGACACCGGCACCCACGACAGCCTGCTGGAGGCCTCCGAGTTCGTTCGGACCCTGGAGCACCGCCAGGGCCTGAAGATCGGCTGCGTCGAGGAGGTCGCCTACCAGAACGGCTGGATCTCGACCGAGCAGCTGCTGGGCCTGGCCCACGACCTGGCCAAGTCGCCCTACGGCGTCTACCTCAAGATGGTCGCCTCCCAGCCCGACCGGTCCTGA
- the rfbD gene encoding dTDP-4-dehydrorhamnose reductase yields the protein MVRIALFGANGQLGSDLTTLAARRGLDLAPVTRAQLDAADPAAGLGDLDFDVAINCVAVTRVDDCEKDPAPAVAINAHFAGRLAKACAARGARLVQVSTDYVYGGQDQRQPLSEDIGRAPVNVYGATKALGEDLARLEHDDVIVARVASLFGVAGASGKGGNFVETMIRFGRERGRLTVVDDQVMSPTASWDAGEAILDLIGAQAPAGTYHVVNSGVASWCDFATAIIEKAKVTKDGVAAEVAPIPTSQFPTPARRPPYSALSNAKLEAAIGRPMPHWTQALDRYLAAKGHT from the coding sequence ATGGTCCGCATCGCCCTTTTCGGCGCCAACGGTCAGCTGGGGTCGGACCTGACGACGCTGGCCGCCCGGCGCGGTCTCGACCTCGCGCCGGTGACCCGCGCCCAGCTCGACGCGGCCGATCCGGCGGCGGGCCTCGGCGACCTGGACTTCGACGTCGCCATCAACTGCGTGGCCGTCACCCGCGTCGACGACTGCGAGAAGGATCCCGCGCCGGCCGTGGCGATCAACGCCCACTTCGCCGGCCGCCTGGCCAAGGCCTGCGCGGCTCGGGGCGCGCGGCTGGTGCAGGTCTCGACCGACTACGTCTATGGCGGCCAGGACCAGCGCCAGCCCTTGTCGGAGGACATCGGTCGCGCACCGGTCAATGTCTATGGCGCGACCAAGGCCCTGGGCGAGGACCTGGCCCGGCTGGAACACGACGACGTCATCGTCGCCCGCGTCGCCTCTCTGTTCGGCGTGGCCGGGGCCAGCGGCAAGGGCGGCAACTTCGTCGAGACGATGATCCGCTTCGGCAGAGAGCGGGGCCGCCTGACCGTGGTTGATGACCAGGTGATGTCGCCGACCGCTTCGTGGGACGCCGGCGAGGCGATCCTGGACCTGATCGGAGCCCAGGCGCCGGCGGGGACCTATCACGTGGTCAATTCCGGCGTGGCCAGCTGGTGCGATTTCGCGACGGCGATCATCGAGAAGGCCAAGGTCACCAAGGATGGCGTCGCCGCCGAGGTGGCGCCGATCCCGACCAGCCAGTTCCCGACGCCGGCGCGCCGGCCGCCGTACAGCGCCCTGTCGAACGCCAAGCTGGAGGCGGCGATCGGACGGCCGATGCCGCACTGGACGCAGGCGCTGGATCGTTATCTGGCGGCCAAGGGCCACACCTGA